Genomic segment of Benincasa hispida cultivar B227 chromosome 1, ASM972705v1, whole genome shotgun sequence:
ttaactgaagcctaaaacgtcattacgaatgatggggtcgaggatccattgtcttttaagaaagcaatggaggatgttgacaaagatgaatgagttaaagccatgaaccaggagatggagtctatgtacttcaagaatgtctgggagcttgttgatccacctgatgggttaagacctattgggtataaatggatctataagcgaaagagaggtagatggaaaggtgcaaacctttaaggctagactcgtggcaaagggctatacccaggttgagggagttgactatgaagaaactttctcacttgttgtcatgctgaagtctatcaggattctcctgtccataaccacattttatgattatgaaatatgacgaatggacatcaagactgcctttcttaatgttagtcttgaggagaccatctatatgactcaaccagaggggttcatacttccagatcaagagcaaagagtttgcaagcttaataggtccatttatgggctgaaacaagcatctagatcttggaacattagatttgatggTGGTTGATGCAATATTTTATGtagtgaaaatatggatgaagtgtgttgatggatttgcgttgtgcactcaagtttccccagcggaattcaagtgtaaattcctctgagtttcctggtaagtccagggtcaaatacagggacttgtgaaaatagattgcgttggtaattttgatgaaaactttgcagtaatcgagtaaataaataaaatgtttggtttgttgattgcgttgattaaagataaataacaaatacGGCGGAGCTTGAAAAGAGTTAGTAgacgggaaatgcgatgaatatgcggtaaacgggttgagaagggtttcggctaacactccctagaatgcgttcatgcttgcaataatgcaacatgcatacaatagtaaaccaacTTTCGGTGCGAATAccatggcttctaaggctagaacgcatgcgattatgcaataagtctacagggcctacacataaacctctatttctatttatgcgatgacaacatgacattcacaaaaatatgcgaccacataatatcattcccattcctaggatgcatgcgattgAAGTTGACAAacatagcttatctctaagtccttatctcttatttatgaaagtctaatcttgctctttcgagtctagattctaacctagctctctcgatacattaggttctttctttagactctctctcgagtaactctaaagggtattttgcacagcataaaacaagacaattgcAAGTAgtaaacttcctaggtcatgttagcttagttcttctcaacccatttgactagtttagttactcatgtgtattaagagagtgagcagatgtagaaatagaacttccattgaatagatatgaagatgaagtacaaaataacaatgcaagtataataaagagcttggtagcaatttcttgctgccaggcgtttacactgatTCTACTCGTCCTTAAAATATAATCTCGtactcgcgagagtcggcccgctttctgctcttacgccccaagattttctctcgagttgccctgggagatctccggcgccaccactcttctcttgctccgccttaaagtggaaaggaaattatgaacagaagcaactggttaactcgtcaaccccttctctgaagaatgcccttggtatttatagagcatccatggtgaaagacggcttctcactcttggttgtacagatgggacaactttaattcctgactgatgcgccggataattgttaccgataaagctgaatgttttttatgaccgttatcggctgtcaacttaatttggattcgactgtcatcagttttctgtcccatcgctcttaattatcctttcacccagatgtgcccaccatgttgcgctgaccaagttgcggcgattcttcttgggtgaatgtttgcgagcacgatcaatgcaaagtcttgcggtaaaGTTGCACTCGAATAGTggattcctatgatcgcaatctctgcattgcgttaacgcatattttgcacaaaaatataaagatcaactgctctaatgcgttggacgcatacgaccgcaatattatagaatttatgcttaatggacgcaatttaacatatttcatcaatgcaatccaatattgtttaagaacttagtactatgataatatgcatttctgcccgttttCATCCACCTCCAATCCATCCCAGGAGACTtcatgtcccaacactataccttccttgaccatgaaatgacatttttcctagTTGAGCACCaaattcgtctcttcacatcttttcagaaacTTCTTCAAGTTGGCTAAgtagacttcataagtgttcccataaacggagaagtcatccataaatatttccacagaATCTTCGAGATAATCTAAAAAGATCgtcatcatgcacctttggaacgtgcttggcgtattgcagaggccaaacaacatgcggcgaaaagcaaacgTCCCATATgagcaggtgaatgtggtcttatcttgatcttcaggagctataatgatttgattgtatccggcatacccatccaagaagcagtaaaaatcattccctgctagtttatctaacatttgatcaataaaaggcagagggaagtgatctttctttgtggccgcattcagtttgcggtagttcatgcatatgcgccatctagtgatggttctttgcggtattaattcattgttctcatttgggactcccgtcattccgcccttcttcggcacacattgcacggggctgacccacgtgctatctgctatggggtagataatgcccgcatctagccatttgataatcttcttttttacgacctccttcatcgcagggttgagtctgcattgatgttcaattgttgctttaTGGTCATCTTCAAGAcgtgtggtgcatgcagtacgaggggctaattcctctgatgtcaacgagcgtccagccaattgctcgcacatgtttcttgagaatacTCATCAACACATTCTCCTGCTCTTTATTGggcgcagaggaaattatcactggcagcttttcattctgccctagaaatgcgtacttcaaatgggttggtagggtcttcaattcaagtgttggtggttctactagggaagattgcgttgtttttcgttcttcttttggctctacTTCTTTgagatcatttcttcttctttgtttgtttttgctacgatcgcattacaggcagcaacgggtgcgttggcatcctcttcttcacactcttcatcagacttttcttcgtcaatcaaattcaggtcatcatcagaatcttacaggtcttcttcatccgggATTTTCATGgcacaaattatattaaatttgaacttctgtccatttatatttaaagtgatttctcccttgtacgcatcaatttgagcacgacccgttgatagaaaaggttgccccaaaatgatgggcacatttttgtcggcctcatagtctaaaatgatgaagtcaactggcaaaataaatttatcaatcatgatcaacacatccttcaccttaccttctggatgaacaagagatctgtcagccaattggagagtcactgatgtgggcacaaATTACCCCACATTTAACTGTCTAAAAATTGAcagcgacatcaaatttatgctggctccccaagtcacacagggcttgcccaatatagagtcctcctatggagcaaggaatagtgaagctcccaggatcgctcatcttcggtgggataattGATTTgaaactttgcgttaatgctaCCAAGGCAAATTTCCCAACAACccttttcttagttaccatgtccttcagaaacttgacataggcagacatttcctcaattgcttcactgaaaggaatgttaacatgtaatttctTTAACAGAGATAAGAagtgttggtactgtacctcttcatttttctacttccttagtctctgtgggaagggtggtaactggactttcacggttcccgtttcattttctctttcttctttttgcgttaccgcaatctcaggttcagttgcaatggaagttgttctactatgctccttcttttctccctccacagtcttctcACTgcacaatgtcacaacctgacattgctccttacctaaTCCCCCCGAGTTGCGTGGAAgttcggttgaacttggcaacgccccttgcggttgacttttcagctcactcgcaatctggctcatttgcaattcgagattgcggatggacgtggCCTAACTTTAaagcactgtctcgtttttctctatatattgcttccataggctctccaaagaagaggattgcggtgATTGTTGTGAGTTACTTCTTTGACTACTCGGTTGACCATTGTTGCGttgaaagaatcctggtggcccttttTTTGCCGCCacatgttgaaaattttgttgttgattcctccaagaaaaattggggtggtttctccactcaaggttgtaagtgtttgaaaagggattatttttcacaaagtagaCAGATTGTAGGTTTTGtaggcaatcttccatcgcatgctcatcactgcaagtcgcacaccttgcggtgttctGACTGATTACGTTGATTTGCCTCCCTTGCgatgttgggctgctgatcgccattccttggatcaaattcatcattgcggtcatttggttttgtaatgaagtaATAGCACTGTTGTTTGCATCAGAatctttaagtctcaatctctggtcactctctctccagtcttcatggttcttggagatgcgatccaggatattcttcgcctcatcataagttttgtcgagcagaccaccagcgatTGCTGCATTGGCAGCAATCtacgaagcgggattcaaaccatgatagaaaatctccattgaaggcagtctggtaacccattatgcggacaatctcgaactaaccttttaaacctcgtccaagcatcactgagcgattcgtccaagtcttgttcaaaattagtaataagcttccttcgtcttgcattctcggtaggtggaaaatacttcttcataaatttctccactacctgctcgcaagaagtgatctctcctggttcgagcgaatatGTCGATTTCCtggcctgatcacagagagaaaatggaaacaacgttagtcgaacttcttcagcagagatgttcgggaacacaaaagtattgcagatttcaataaaacttcggaggtgggtgataacgggcagaaatgcacgttatcatagtgctaaattcttaaacaatgttggattgcattgatgaaatattttaaattacgTCCATTAAGCAAAATTCGATAATATTACGGTCGCATGCTTCCAACACATTAGagtagttgatctttacatttttgtgcaaaatatgcgttaacaaaATGCAgagattgtgatcataggaatactttgatcgagcgcaacttcactgcaagactttgcgttgatcatgttcgcaaacatttgtccaagaagaatcactgcaacttggtcagcgcaacatggtgggcgcatccgggtgatAGGATAATTAAaagcgatgggatagaaagctaatgacagtcagatctaaattaagttaacaaccgataacgatcacaaagtacattcagctttatcgataACAATCATCTgacgcgtcaatcaggaattaaagttgtcccatctgtacaaccgaggagagaagccgcctttcacctttgatgcctataaataccaagtgcaatcTTCAGAAAAAGGGTTGATCAGTTAACAAATTCATCAGtgctttgttcatagttttcttttccattttacggcggagcaagagaagagtggtgatgctGGAGATTGCCCAAGGcagctcaagagagaaccttagGGTGTAAGAGTAGAGAgcaggccgactctcgcgagagcgagatatctttagagcacgagtagaaatagtgtaaacgcctggcagcaagaaattgctaccaggctctttactatacttacattgttatttgtacttcatctcatatctattcaatggaagttctagtTCTACATCTGcccactctcttaatacgcatgagtacccaaactagttgaatgggttaagaagatctaagctaacatgacctaggaagttcattgcttgcgattgtcctGTTTTATGACATACCCTTTAGaattactcgagagagaatctaaagaaagaacctaatgtctcgagagagctaggttagaaacCCGAAAGATACCATTCAAGTAAATTTattggtttccctcctatatccatatactacagaccattttggttatcacttaagacatgttccatttgtatgtctccacatacatgtttaagttatagatGACAACTAgcgatattagtttattggtttgtagtaaagaaattaaaacatccaatgttccatagacaaaattaaagaaaatatcatatatcgttacatcacaagcgtttgttcaaaactgtgtttacgaACTATAGGATCCAACTAgggtttagggcatcaaccgcAACATTCTGAAGCTGCCAAGAAGGCTGAATGGCTCAGAAAATTAttaactgatctggaagttattccagacatgtcaaaacgcatcaccctttattgtgataataactCTCTACTGTGGTTAATTCTAAAGAGCTCGGGAGCCACAAGCGTGGAAAGAATATTGAGCGCAAGTATCACCTGAtatgagagattgtgcattgcaGGAaggtgatcgtcacgaagatcacttTGGAGTACAATGTTGCtcatccatttacaaaggccctcacgacaaaggtgtttgagggttaccTGGAGAGTCTCGGTCTAAGAGATAGGCCCtatctagtctagggcaagtgggagattatacTGAGCGCTTATTGTATGccttagtttcttgtttttgtgtacTGTTATCCTCGTTTgtacttttatgatgtacaccccactaactttaggacaagtgggagattgttgggtttgatgccctaaatctcattgTCTTGTAGTTTGTTATTGTatatgtacaaacaatttatctatctaataaaataagaggtattttatttgacatttagttgcattaacccaaaaacaaataaactaagatcaaagGTTATCTGGTATAACTtcaacatgtatgtggagacatataggggatcatgtttaagtgataacctaaacggtctgtagtagatagataagaatgggtaccttatcctagtgacactatgaatacgacccgctttatagttgttacattTTTTGTAAActgctataaatgatctatttctaatcattcatgtggagacatgtgagcgagggtattttgtagaaagagtttgtataaaaccagatcacaaaatgaatagtctctctgtATATAATATCATtgttagaagagacttacatttcactaggatgaccataagtgacttgacctgaatcctatgtgagttgtgaactcctacctacgaaggtggtcctttgatctacatgggtgagagtggctagtttcattgactcaatatgcctaccattttggggactcgtCTTATTGGGAGTTGTggacacaactacacaagaaggaatccACTCATTCCTTAGTGTTaaggtaagtagagagatttctcccttaaggctgattttggggtttgaacaatgtggcgccatactcTCTCTTAGCCTGAAAAGCTTTGGTCGTAGTTGGACTATACCtaattgttcgttagagggacCAGTGATACTTacagagttagatgtaactatagagacaaaatggtaattttggcccagctatacttacgagcaatttgtgaagggcgAATtcgctgttgattggttacattcaatggacatagaaacaTATCTATACTATGAAGAGTGCGActattagtctttagtggagtgaccggtagttaatgaaagttgattaatttaattaacgaGTTTAATggattaatcaagtaccattggagcttcaatctataggccTATAAGGTCCCATCGTTAGCTTAACTGGGGTTAATGagaatctaattaattttgcattaatttgaattgttcaaattaattgaagggaactaattgatataatgtatgtgatacattataatataaaatttattatatgagatataattaatataacgtACATGATGTTTGTTTTTTGGCCCTAtgtctcaaattaattaattttaattaattaatcaattaatattttgatgataaaaaatctgcttttattaacaatttgagtgttttgaagttTCTATTGCGTAGAGCTCGGAATAACGGTTCCAACacaatttgaatcgttcaaatcgAAGTTCAACGAAGAAGATATAGTTAAAACACGCTTCAGGGAAAAATTCCAAGCTGATGACGTGgcataatttttctcatcaaagtggATCAATTGAAATGTGCAACTTGGAGCAATGGAGAAGTGACACAGAGTtggcttttgatttttggattgattttaaagcaaataaatgtaatattattttatgcttGTGTCCAACAACTAGTTTTGGACATATCGTAGACATTTGCTTTTTGATGGGTttgaaaagaaataattttaaaagatatatattattatattatagttTGTTTGTGTTTAAGGACTAGTTGAATTTAAATATCTACCATTCAATTAACTTTTTGAACAATTTGCCCaaattaaaatccattttttacCCCAATTCCCTCTCTTTTTAtacttcatcttctccaaaattatttCAACTTTTTCACATTTTACAATTATCAAAATTAGCAAAAAATCCACCATTGTTACTCTCTACAAGCTTCCAatgttctttcttttcatcttattcttaagAGAAATTTCTATTGTATTGTGAGAACTAAAGTGTATGAGCTCAAACTTGTATACCCACTCTTTTTAGAGAGTTTTCTTGTGTGATTTAAAGCTTAAAGAAAACATTATAATGGTTGGATCCTAGCCGATGGAAAGGATCAGATTTGCTCTTGAACCTGAAAAATGAGCAAGGTAGCGGTTTGACATaatgtcttcttctctaactctttcctaattatttttacacttaattttaattgattgcTCTTGTTGGTTGATATTGATTGaataaattattacataattttttttttatcattatggTTATTTAGTATCAATTAggattttgttaatttaatttaaaaaatatctaattagtttaaattgagcatatttaggaaaattttaattaaaccctattcaccccctttAAGGTTGTCATACTAGTCCAacatatgatacattataatacaaagttttatttgagagaaataaatattttaatatgattcaaatattaattatatgaataagtttcatatttaaaactataggttaaaattaatatcaatatgattcatattaatattaggTTAagtgagagaataataaactatagattatattatgtgtgactataaactataggttatgtattatattagatataacatatgatttaGTATATGAtatgtatttattaaaattagtcatatatatatatatatatataattaaaaagtcGGTTTTTAATTAAATCAGTTATTAGGAGGGAGTTATTTGATCGTTTAACGTAGATTGAGGCAGAGAGATTTAATGGGTCTTCTTCTTCCAGCAGTTTTTACACACAAaaaaatatctctctcaagaagaaAGACTCTGTATTTTTCTGTCAAGAAATCCAAAACTCTCCTTTCTCTTAAGATTAATCCATATTGAAGCCCAAACTCTCAATCGATTCTCAACCTTGAGAGTATCGAAGACTtgcttgtggtggtgtccaatttTTAGAGCATCTCTTGTTGTGTTCGTGAATTCTGGCATTTGATGGAGAAGGAAACTGTTCGAGTATTAGATCGGAGAGGATTCACGAAGAAATCGGTCTTCAAGGGTAAATCTGCTAATCCATTATTCATTTCCAATTTTCTATGAAGACATGCTTAATTAGAGTAAATGTTTATTAGTTTTCGTCCTTTGTTGATTATTGTtctgtaaaatttaaaattgggacATGATCTTTCCACTATGGTATTCACACTCTTTCAATATTTGAATCAGATAAATTTATTCTGAAAAAAGGCATGTACGAGGAAAAAGACTAAGTGATGACATGTTCAAACTAAATGTAATGGCAGAAAAGTCAAAGAATGATAATAATATCAACTCTTTTGCTTATATTGTTGAGTTGTGTGATGTTTCACATTCTAGATTGGGGCatatcaattttttctttaaatagaaTGGTAAGCTTAGGAATATTgtcaaatatatatgtatatgtatatatctgtatatgtatgtatgtatatatattgtgcatgtatgtatatgtatatgtatgcatatacatatatatattacgTCCATATCTCTCTTTAGACTCCTAATCCCATTTGATTTCTCCGTCTCTCCCTCACGTGAGTGCCTCCACCTCGTGTCAATCTCTTCCCCCCGAGTCTACCGTCAAGCTCTTTCCCTTTGGTCTGCCATCATTCTCTCCTCCTCCGGTCTACCGTCGATCTCTCCCCCTTCCatcaattttaattgtttgcACCGTTTATCATTGAGTTCTCCGTTGATCTCTTTGTCGATCTCTCCCTCCACCATCAATCTCTAAGTTCTCCACTCCCCTCGGTCTGCCAttgtggtatttttttttcctaaattttctatttgctctagtttttttttcaatttattattcaatgAAATCAAGTCAATTGGTTGTTGTTACAGGCCAAAGGCCCAAAAATTACTAGAAGTTGAAAATACCACAACGAAAATTACCGTTCTTACTCTCATtgaaaaaaactattaaaaaaaactggtgacccaacccgacccaacccaaaaatatagggttgggttgggttgggttgacccttCGAAATTGAACCTATAGGGTTCAGTTAAAACCAACCCGGATTTTGGTCCATAAACTGCCTCTAACCCAGTCCAACTCGACCTATGTACACCCTTGATTGTGTTGCTCGttaagaaagggaaaaaaaattctgCGTCCCAAACAACCCCATAATATCATTAATAAGAAATGTTAAACTCATCGAAGGGTTGTTTGGTTGGGTCCAATATCACGTGGATTAGCTGTTGCTCCCAACTATTATAAGTTACTATAATACCAATGATAATAGTTGGTGTTTATCACTATAATAACCAACCATTAActataatattattgttttaaatcCCTCATtgttatagtatttaatatttgTCACCTACTATTTTTTGCACATTCTCTCAAACTAGCCactacaaactattataatcacaatataataaccaattccCTTCAAATGgtctaaatatttaaatacattttgtgaatcttatatttttgaaaaattttctatAAAGACATAAAAAGATCCATAAATGTGGAAATTTGAAGCTTTGGTCTTTGGCTACAGTACAGCACAGTGAGAATTTTCGAGGTTGAATGAACCTATTGGTTCAGCTTCTTCACCAAAATCGTCGATGTTGAGTAAGAACACGATTAGGAATGCTTCGGCGTCGCTCAaattttttcctcttcatttttATGGCTTCTCTTCACACTTTTTCAGCACTTCAACGAACACAAAGCACATTGCCATAGCTCCAAGAGCTCTTGCAAGGAGACCCACTTCGCGAACTGCCCCAATCCCTCGGGCTTCGGACACCCTCGGCTCTTCCGATGTCGTCAATTCAGTATGTTCTTTACTTTCAAACAAAAATCACCAAACACCTAATCTCGATCTTGATCATTTATTGAAAAGGTTCAAAGACACCTTAAGTTCGGATCTCGTACTTCAAATTCTGATGAATTATAGGCTGTTGGGTCGGGCTAAAACGCTAGAATTCTTCTCTTGGTCTGGATTGCAAATGGGGTATCGGTTTGATGAGACTGTGGTTGAGTACATGGCTGATTTCTTAGGTAGGAGGAAATTGTTTGATGATATGAAGTGTCTTTTGGTGACTGTGTCGTCTCATAAGGGTCGGCTTTCTTGTCGAACCTTTTCAATTTGTATCAGATTTTTGGGTAGGCAGGGGAGGGTTAGAGAAGCACTTTGCTTGTTCGAAGAAATGGAACCAAAATTTGGGTGTAAACCTGATAATCTGGTCTTTAACAACATGCTTTATGCACTTTGTAAGAAGGAACCAACTGGGGAATTGATTGATACTGCTCTATCCATTTTCAGAAGAATTGAATTGCCCGATAAATATTCATACAGTAATGTTATTATTGGACTGTGTAAATTTGGTAGGTTTGGTACAGCTATTGAAGTGTTTGATGAAATGAATAGGGCAGGCTTGGTACCTACACGATCTGCTGTGAACATTCTCATTGGGGATTTGTGTTCGTTGAGTGCCAAAGAAGGGGCTGTAGAACAAGTTAGGGTCAGAAGTACTCGTAGACCTTTTACCGTTCTAGTTCCAAATGTGAATCCAAAGAGCGGAGCCATTGAACCTGCAGTTGGAATATTTTGGGCAGCTAATAAGCTGGCTTTAGTTCCCAGTGCTTTTGTAATAGTTCAGCTCATCTCAGAGCTTTGTCGATTAGGTCAAATGCAAGAAGCAATTAAAGTATTGAAGGTTGTTGAGGGTGATAAGCTAAGATGTGCTGAAGAGTGTTATTCTGTTGTGATGCGAGCATTGTGTGAACATCGTCACGTAGAAGAAGCTAGTGATCTGTTTGGGAGGATACTTTCTCAGGGCATGAAGCCAAAGTTGGCTATTTACAATTCTATTATTTGCATGCTATGCAAAATAGGAAATTTGAATGATGCTGAAAGGGTCTTCAAGATTATGAACAGGAAAAGATGTGCACCTGATCATGTTACTTATTCGTCGTTAATCCATGCCTACGGTGAAACTAGGAATTGGTCGGCAGCCTACAGTTTATTGAAGGAAATGCTGAGTTTAGGCATGTCTCCTCATTTTCATTTGTATAGTTTAGTGGATAAACTTATGAGGGAACATGGCCAAATTGATCTGTGCTTGAAGCTGGAAATGAAATGGGAAGCCCAAATTTTGCAGAAGCTTTGTAAACACGGACAACTGGACGCTGCGTATGAAAAGATGAAGTCAATGCTTGAAAAGGGTTTTTATCCTCCTATCTATGTTAGAGATTCATTTGAGAGTGCATTTCAAAAGAAGGGTAAGTTCAAGATTGCACGGGAGTTGCTGCAGAAGATAGACGGAGTTCACCAACATGAGTCAGGAACCAGAAATTCATCATAAGGAAATTCTCTCCTTCCATTCTCGAAGAAATTGTGAGTAGTAGATTTCTCATGCTTGATATATATTTGATTGGCTGCAATAGTGACTCTGGCATTAATGCATGCTTCCTTGTGTTTAGAAGCTTCTTGATTGACCGACAACTCCTACATGCTGTATGCACGTTTAGTTTACTTCCACCGACTCTAATTCTTTCTCAAAACAGACTGTTCCTGGATTGAGCAATCCAAAATGTgattatgaaa
This window contains:
- the LOC120067564 gene encoding pentatricopeptide repeat-containing protein At1g77360, mitochondrial-like produces the protein MLSKNTIRNASASLKFFPLHFYGFSSHFFSTSTNTKHIAIAPRALARRPTSRTAPIPRASDTLGSSDVVNSVCSLLSNKNHQTPNLDLDHLLKRFKDTLSSDLVLQILMNYRLLGRAKTLEFFSWSGLQMGYRFDETVVEYMADFLGRRKLFDDMKCLLVTVSSHKGRLSCRTFSICIRFLGRQGRVREALCLFEEMEPKFGCKPDNLVFNNMLYALCKKEPTGELIDTALSIFRRIELPDKYSYSNVIIGLCKFGRFGTAIEVFDEMNRAGLVPTRSAVNILIGDLCSLSAKEGAVEQVRVRSTRRPFTVLVPNVNPKSGAIEPAVGIFWAANKLALVPSAFVIVQLISELCRLGQMQEAIKVLKVVEGDKLRCAEECYSVVMRALCEHRHVEEASDLFGRILSQGMKPKLAIYNSIICMLCKIGNLNDAERVFKIMNRKRCAPDHVTYSSLIHAYGETRNWSAAYSLLKEMLSLGMSPHFHLYSLVDKLMREHGQIDLCLKLEMKWEAQILQKLCKHGQLDAAYEKMKSMLEKGFYPPIYVRDSFESAFQKKGKFKIARELLQKIDGVHQHESGTRNSS